In Allorhizobium pseudoryzae, the genomic window CCTCGCGCACCAGATCCTCGCCGGTGACGCCGAAATCCACCGTGCCATTGCCGATCTCGCGCGAGATTTCAGACGCCGACAGGAAGGCGATCTCGATATCCTCGACCCCTTCGACACGGCCGCGATAGGAGCGGTCATTGCCAACGGCGACGATCTTCATGCCGGCCTTCTCGAAGATGGCGGAGGCATCGTCCTTCATGCGGCCCTTGGAGGGAAGCCCGATGGTAATCGTCATCGTCTTGCCTCCTTGGCCTTCTGGATGCGGTCCAGCCACATGGAAAAGCCGACGGCCGGAATGTGATCCTTCGCGCCGAGCAGGGTCAGCATGCGGTCATAGCGTCCGCCGCCGACCAGCACGTCGTGTTCGCCACGCACGGTCACCTCGAAGACAAGGCCGGTGTAATAATCGAGCGGACGACCGAAGGCGGCCCGCCAGGTGATATCGGCCAGCGACGCCCCGGCATCGCGAAGGGCTGCGACGCGTGCATCGAACCCGGCGATGGCCGCCTCCAGTGGAAGGGCCGCCGAGCGGGCGAAATCGGCCAGCACGCCCGGCGCATAGCGCAGCGAGACGTTGATGGAGAGAAACTCCTTCAGCGCATCCAGCTTGGCGGCATCCAGCGAGGCGCCGGCGAGCAGCCGCTTTTCCTTCAGCCGCCGGACGATTTCCTGCGGCGCACGGCTGGCATTGGTGAGGTAGCCGGTGCGCTCCATCTCGTCGCGCAGATGGTTTTCGAGGCCGGCATCATCACCCGCCTCCAGCATGCGTTCCACCTCAGGGGACAGGCCGGCGACCGGTTCGGGTTTGGCGAGACGCGCAATGATCGCCTCCAGCACATCCGTCTGGCCGAAAGCACGCACGAGGCGGCGCTGCCAGCCGGCGGGAAGGCCGAGTGCTGCCACGACCGCCTCGAACACCGCCTGGTCGCCGATGGTGACGGCAAAGGCATGGCCGGGCAGTACGGTCTGCAGGCAGGCCAGCGCATCGGCGACGATCCGCGCATCGGCATTCGCCGCATCCGTATCGCCCAGATCCTCCAGCCCCGCCTGATAGAACTCGTTCGAGCCCTCGCGGCGCTGGCGGAACACTTCACCGAGATAGGCATAGCGCTTCGGCGTGCCGGTGGCGGTTTCGATGTGGCGCAGGCAGACGGGAATGGTGAATTCCGGCCTGAGGCAAAGGCTTTCCCCCCGTTCGTTCTCGGTCAGAAAGATCCGCCGGCGCAGGTCTTCGCCCGCCATGTCGAGAAACGGTTCCGCCGGCTGGATGACCGGCGTATCGACGCGGGTGGTGTTGCGGCGCGCAAATTCGTCCAGGATCGCCGGGGCGAAATCGGGCATGTCGATCAGGGGCATGGGGGTGCTCCTGCTAAGGGGGCGTCATTGCCCCTCATCCGGCTGCCGCCACCTTCTCCCCGTCTGGACGGGGAGAAGGGGAATGCCGCACCGTCTCCGCCATCAACCGAGGTCGCACCGGGCACGTCCCCTCTCCCCGCCTGCGGGGAGAGGGTTAGGGTGAGGGGCCAAAACTGCGAGCCGCTCACATCAAGCACCCTTTGCCCGGCGGCGGTCTTCGGCCTGGTGGGCAAGGATCTCCTTGACCTTGTCCACCAGTTCCGCCTCCGGCACGACGACCTGCGCGACGCGGGCCTCGCGCCATTCGGCATTGTCGGTGATCTCGCCGGAGAGGCGCTTGCCCTCGATCAGGTCCTTGATCTGCACGACGCCCTCAGCCCGCTCGTCGCCGCCCTGGATGATGGCAATCGGCGAGCCGCGACGGTCGGCATATTTCAGCTGGTTGCCGAATTTCTTCCAGTTGCCCTGGTACATTTCGGCGCGGATGCCTTCGTTGCGAAGCGCCTGGGTGAACCGCTGGTAACGGCCCATGGCCTCGACATCGCCATCCATGACGGTGACGAGAACCGGCGCGAGGATTTCGTCCTGACCGAGCTTGCCGAGGTTTTTCAGCGCCGTCATCAGGCGCGAGACGCCGATGGAAAAACCGGTGGCCGGCACCGGCTGACCCATGAAGCGCGAGACAAGGCCATCATACCGGCCGCCGCCGCCGACCGAGCCGAACTGGACAATTTCGCCCTTCTCGTTTGGAATCTTCGCAGTCAGCTCAGCTTCGTAGACGGGGCCGGTGTAATATTCGAGGCCGCGAACACATGAGGTGTCGATTCGAATACGATCGACGAAATATCCAGATCGGGCAAAAAGCAGCCGTAGCTGCTCCAGCTCGCGTGCTCCTTCATAGAACAAGTCGAGATTTTCCGCTGTGTCAGAAAATTCATTTAGAACTTTCTCAAAGATGGCGTTAGTCGTCTGAGTGTTGCTGAACTCACCTTCGCCGGTCGGAGTACCGTCCGGGTTCTGGTAATTTATGAAGAATGTGCCGACGTCGCAAAATCTAATAATCGCGGCCGCTTGTTCCTCGTTCAACCCAGCACCCTTGGTGAAGTCGCCGCTCTCATCCTTGCGACCTTCGCCCAGCAGAAGCTTCACACCTTCCGGGCCGAACTTGTCGAGCTTGTCGATGGCGCGCAGCACGTTCAGCCGTCGCGCGGCATTCTCCTCGCCGCCCAGCCCGATGGCTTCCATCACGCCATCCAGAACCTTGCGGTTGTTCACCCGGATCACATAGTCGCCGCGCTGGATGCCGAGGGCTTCCAGTGTATCGGCCATCATCATGCACATTTCGGCATCGGCGTTCACGCCCGGCGCGCCGACCGAATCCGCATCGAACTGCATGAACTGGCGGAAGCGGCCCGGGCCTGGCTTTTCGTTGCGGAACACATAACCGGCGCGGTAGGTGCGGTAGGGAAGCTGGATCTCGTTGAAATTTTCCGCCACGTGGCGGGCAAGCGGCGCGGTCAGATCGTAGCGCAGGCTCATCCACTGGTCGTCATCATCGGTCAGCGAAAACACGCCCTCGTTCGGGCGGTCGCTGTCCGGCAGGAACTTGCCCAGCGCATCGGTATATTCGAACAGCGGCGTTTCGATCGGGTCGAAACCGTAACGCTCGTAGACCTCGCGGATTTTCGCGACCATTTCGTTGGTGGCATGGATATCGGCGGCAGTGCGATCGACAAAGCCGCGCGGCAGGCGGGCTTTCAGTTTCTGGGGCTTTTTCTGCTTGTCGCTCATGATGATCTTCCTTGCCGCCGGCGCCTCACAAAAAAGGCCGGAATTTTGAGCGGTTTCTTAGAGGATCACGCCAGACGCGGCAAGGGTGAAGGCTGGCGACGTTCATGCTCACCTGATAAGATGGCGGCATGGTGGAGTGTGCGCACCATGAACCACCAATTTACCTTCGAGATGCCTGACCACGCCTATGCGCTGGTTAACAAGGCCGCTGAACAGGCAGGCATGAATGTCGAAGACTATATCCTCGACACGATCCGCGAATCTTTGGCCCGCCACCCTCACTTACAGGACATGGCGGAAGGTCGCGAAGAGCAGTTGAGCGGTTGATATTGACTGCCTATCCAGGTTGGAGTTTGAGCCAGTTCGCCCCCCTCTGCCCTGCCGGGCTTTGGGGGCGAGACGCGTGGCTCGCCCCCAAAGCCCGGCAGGGCAGAGGGGGGCTGCAATTGTCAATGCCGGTGGACCGATAGCCCATGATCCTCGAAGCCCTCAATTACGCCGCAAGCGTGCCGCTGACGCCCGCCGCCTTCCGCCCGCACATTGCCTCCTCCGTCAGCCTCTCGGCCCGCGCCAGACGGTGCGCCAAAGCCTGGGCAGCGCATGAGGCCAACAGCCAGGCGCAGGTGGTGGAAACGGTGAAAACGCTGAAAGAACGGCGCACCGCCGTGGTGCTGGGCTCCGGCCTTTTGCGCGACGTGCCGATCCGGGCGCTCTCGAAGGCGTTCGATACGGTGGTGCTGGTCGATCTGGTGCATCTTGCCAGCGCCCGGCTGTGGCTCACTGCAAAGGGCTTGCGCAACACACGACTGATCCACCGCGACCTTTCCGGTTTCGAAGAGGCGATGGCCGGCAAACCGATAGAGCCGCTCGGTTTCCTGCGCCAGGTGCCGTATCTCGATCTCGTCGTCTCGGCCAACATCCTGTCGCAGATCGGTGTCGGCTGCCGGCGGCGGCTGGAGCGTGAGGGCCAGGCGGAGCGGGCGGACGATATCGTGCCGGGCCTGATTGCCGCGCATCTGGAAGGGCTCAAAGGCCTGCCCTGCCGCACCTGCCTGATCACCGACGTGTCGTACAGGGTCAGCGACCGGCAGGGCGCGGTACTGGAGGAAGACGATCTTCTCGCCGGCGTGACCGTGCCCGCCCATAGCACAGGCTGGGACTGGCCGGTCATTCCGTTCGGCGAAGGAAACGGGGATTACCAGGCCGTGCACCGGGTGATCGCAGATTAACGGAATTTCACTGGATTTTTCGCCGCTGCATCATCATCTTGTTCGTCATGCGCCGTTTCGCCCTGCCCATTGCCGTCATCGCCTGGCTGTTTTCCAGCCTGATGCCGGCCTTTGCGCTCGCTTCGGCGCATGTCCATGGCGCGGCCATCTCCGTCCTGGAGGCGATGCCGAAGGCGACTGCTGCTATGGATGCGCACCCTGGCCATGAACACGCCAAGGCCCATCCGCATACAGTGTCGCAAATGGCGTCTGCCTCACACTGTCCGGACTGCACCGGCACGCCGGCCAAGCACGAAAAGACCGCCTGTGCCATGAGCCTCTGCGCGGCCTGCACTTCGCTGGTGCCGGACTTGATGCTCGCCACGGTCCGGCCGGCCATGGCCGGTCGCCTGATCGCGCTTGCCATCCCGCCGCTTGCCGGCATGGCACCCGGCCCTGCCGATCCCCCTCCCCGCGTTTGACGCGCAAGACGACCGTTCCTTTCATTCGCGTCACAACGGGAGAGACCCATGAACGCCAAAACCCTTTCGGCTGCCCTTCTGGCTGCCACCTTTCTTGCCCTGCCCGCCCATGCCCAGGACAACAGCATGCACAAGGGCATGCACCAGGGCATGCAGGGCGGTGCCCACCAGATGCACGGCACACAGGCCCGTACGACCGCGTCACCTTCGACACGGGAGTTCGAAGCCGCCAATGCCAAGATGCATACCGACATGGCGATCGCCTATTCCGGCAATCCGGATGTCGATTTCGTCCGCTCGATGATCCCGCATCACCAGGGCGCGATCGACATGGCAAAGGTCCAGTTGCAGCACGGCCAGGATCCGGAGATCCGCACGCTGGCGGAAGAGGTGATCCGCGCCCAGGAGGGTGAGATTGCCATGATGCGGGCCTGGCTTGCCAAGCACGGGCAGTGAGCCGGCAATCAGCCGGATGCAATGGCGCGCAGGCGCCATTGCATTGCCGCATCATGAGGTTAGGGTAGAGGCGGCAAACCAGGAATGAGGCCCGCCATGACCATGCGCCCGCTGACGGTGATCGGTTTTGATGCCGACGACACGCTCTGGCAGAACGAGCAGTATTACAAGCTGACGGAGAGCCATTTTCGCGAGCTTCTGGCCGAGTTTGCCGAGGGCGAACACGTGTCCGAACGGCTGCTGGAGGCGGAGCGGCGCAACCTTGCCTATTACGGTTTCGGCATCAAGGGGTTTACGCTCTCGATGATCGAGACGGCGCTGGAGGTGACCGAGGGCAAGGCGCCGGCGGAGGTGGTGAGCAAGATCCTTGCGATCGGCCGGGAACTGCTGTCGCATCCGGTGGAATGTCTGCCACATGCGCGTGAGGCGCTGGAGGCGCTCTGCGGCCAGTATTTCCTCGTGCTGATTACCAAGGGCGACCTGTTCGACCAGGAGCGCAAGCTGGCGCAATCCGGGCTCGGCGATTATTTCGACGCGGTCGAGATCGTCTCGGACAAGAGTGCCACCACCTATCGCCGCATTTTCGGCAAACATGGCGAGGGACCGGAACGGGCGATGATGATCGGCAATTCGCTGAAATCCGACGTGGTGCCGGCGATTGCGGCGGGCGCCTGGGGCGTCTTTGTGCCGCATGAACTGACCTGGGTGCTGGAGCATGTGGACAAGCCGGCGGAAGCACCGCGGTTTCGCGAGATCGCCACGCTGGGTGAACTGAAACCCCTGATCGATGAGATCTGCAGCGAGGGTC contains:
- a CDS encoding ATP phosphoribosyltransferase regulatory subunit, which codes for MPLIDMPDFAPAILDEFARRNTTRVDTPVIQPAEPFLDMAGEDLRRRIFLTENERGESLCLRPEFTIPVCLRHIETATGTPKRYAYLGEVFRQRREGSNEFYQAGLEDLGDTDAANADARIVADALACLQTVLPGHAFAVTIGDQAVFEAVVAALGLPAGWQRRLVRAFGQTDVLEAIIARLAKPEPVAGLSPEVERMLEAGDDAGLENHLRDEMERTGYLTNASRAPQEIVRRLKEKRLLAGASLDAAKLDALKEFLSINVSLRYAPGVLADFARSAALPLEAAIAGFDARVAALRDAGASLADITWRAAFGRPLDYYTGLVFEVTVRGEHDVLVGGGRYDRMLTLLGAKDHIPAVGFSMWLDRIQKAKEARR
- the hisS gene encoding histidine--tRNA ligase, which codes for MSDKQKKPQKLKARLPRGFVDRTAADIHATNEMVAKIREVYERYGFDPIETPLFEYTDALGKFLPDSDRPNEGVFSLTDDDDQWMSLRYDLTAPLARHVAENFNEIQLPYRTYRAGYVFRNEKPGPGRFRQFMQFDADSVGAPGVNADAEMCMMMADTLEALGIQRGDYVIRVNNRKVLDGVMEAIGLGGEENAARRLNVLRAIDKLDKFGPEGVKLLLGEGRKDESGDFTKGAGLNEEQAAAIIRFCDVGTFFINYQNPDGTPTGEGEFSNTQTTNAIFEKVLNEFSDTAENLDLFYEGARELEQLRLLFARSGYFVDRIRIDTSCVRGLEYYTGPVYEAELTAKIPNEKGEIVQFGSVGGGGRYDGLVSRFMGQPVPATGFSIGVSRLMTALKNLGKLGQDEILAPVLVTVMDGDVEAMGRYQRFTQALRNEGIRAEMYQGNWKKFGNQLKYADRRGSPIAIIQGGDERAEGVVQIKDLIEGKRLSGEITDNAEWREARVAQVVVPEAELVDKVKEILAHQAEDRRRAKGA
- the copM gene encoding CopM family metallochaperone yields the protein MNAKTLSAALLAATFLALPAHAQDNSMHKGMHQGMQGGAHQMHGTQARTTASPSTREFEAANAKMHTDMAIAYSGNPDVDFVRSMIPHHQGAIDMAKVQLQHGQDPEIRTLAEEVIRAQEGEIAMMRAWLAKHGQ
- a CDS encoding HAD family hydrolase, which translates into the protein MTMRPLTVIGFDADDTLWQNEQYYKLTESHFRELLAEFAEGEHVSERLLEAERRNLAYYGFGIKGFTLSMIETALEVTEGKAPAEVVSKILAIGRELLSHPVECLPHAREALEALCGQYFLVLITKGDLFDQERKLAQSGLGDYFDAVEIVSDKSATTYRRIFGKHGEGPERAMMIGNSLKSDVVPAIAAGAWGVFVPHELTWVLEHVDKPAEAPRFREIATLGELKPLIDEICSEGL